The following are from one region of the Salvia splendens isolate huo1 chromosome 2, SspV2, whole genome shotgun sequence genome:
- the LOC121763638 gene encoding glutamate-rich WD repeat-containing protein 1-like, whose protein sequence is MARSLKNPKKAKRKNKGSKKDEGSSSNSGPTVPAKVWQPGVDALEEGEELQCDLSAYNSYHGFHIGWPCLSFDILRDSLGLVRTEFPHTVYSVAGTQAEKSSWNYIGIFKILNVSGKRRDLVPAKSNNEDTDMESDSSDSDEEEVGGTKTPVLQVRKVSHEGGVNRIRAMAQHPHICASWADTGLVQVWDFSSHLRALEEADTATNNGGSNMFNQAPLVKFAGHKDEGYAIDWSPVVPGRLVSGDCKNCIHLWEPASESTWNIDSTPFVGHTASVEDLQWSPTEPYVFASCSVDGTIAIWDTRTGKSPAVSIKGHKADVNVITWNSLASCMLASGSDDGTFSIRDLRLLKEGDSVVAHFEYHKHPITSIEWSPHETSTLAVSSADNQLTIWDLSLERDEEEEAEFRTKTKEQVNAPNDLPPQLLFVHQGQKDLKEVHWHPQIPGMLISTAADGFNILMPSNIESSLPGDNA, encoded by the exons atggcTCGGAGCTTGAAGAATCCCAAAAAGGCGAAACGAAAAAACAAG GGCTCGAAGAAAGATGAAGGATCATCGTCAAATTCGGGCCCGACGGTGCCGGCGAAAGTGTGGCAACCGGGCGTAGACGCATTGGAGGAAGGAGAGGAGCTTCAGTGCGACCTCTCTGCATACAATTCTTATCACGGTTTTCACATTGGATGGCCTTGCTTGAG TTTTGATATTTTGCGTGATTCGTTGGGCCTGGTGCGCACTGAGTTTCCACACACCGTCTATTCTGTTGCTGGAACACAG GCAGAGAAGTCCTCTTGGAACTACATCGGAATCTTTAAGATCTTAAATGTTTCTGGGAAGAGGCGTGACTTAGTGCCTGCGAAATCAAATAATGAAGATACGGATATGGAGAGTGACAGTAGTGATAGTGATGAGGAGGAAGTTGGCGGAACCAAGACCCCAGTTTTGCAG GTACGTAAGGTCAGTCATGAAGGCGGTGTAAACCGGATTCGTGCTATGGCACAACATCCTCATATATGTGCTTCATGGGCAGATACCGGCCTTGTTCAG GTGTGGGACTTCAGCTCTCATTTGCGTGCGTTGGAAGAAGCCGATACTGCAACTAATAATGGAGGATCGAACATGTTCAATCAAGCTCCTTTAGTTAAGTTTGCTGGACACAAGGATGAAGGCTATGCCATTGACTGGAGTCCCGTTGTTCCCGGAAGGCTTGTATCGG GGGACTGCAAGAATTGCATTCATCTTTGGGAACCAGCATCCGAATCAACATGGAATATCGACTCTACTCCCTTTGTTGGTCACACTGCTAGCGTCGAAGATCTACAG TGGAGTCCTACAGAACCCTACGTCTTCGCCTCATGCTCGGTTGATGGAACTATAGCAATTTGGGATACTCGTACTGGGAAGTCTCCTGCTGTTTCTATCAAAGGACACAAAGCTGATGTGAATGTGATAACATGGAACAG CCTGGCGAGCTGTATGCTAGCATCAGGTAGTGATGATGGGACTTTTTCCATCCGAGATCTAAGATTACTCAAGGAAGGAGACTCTGTAGTTGCGCACTTTGAGTACCATAAGCACCCCATCACATCCATTGAATGGAGTCCGCACGAGACCTCCACCTTGGCAGTGTCTTCAGCTGACAATCAACTAAC GATATGGGACCTTTCCCTTGAGAGAGACGAGGAAGAGGAGGCGGAGTTCAGAACCAAGACGAAAGAGCAAGTAAATGCTCCCAATGACTTGCCACCACAACTTCTATTTGTTCATCAG GGCCAGAAGGACTTGAAAGAAGTTCATTGGCATCCCCAGATACCGGGAATGCTCATATCCACCGCAGCAGATGGCTTCAACATCTTGATGCCTTCAAACATCGAATCCTCACTTCCCGGTGACAACGCTTGA
- the LOC121763612 gene encoding solute carrier family 40 member 2-like gives METTKGEQLALQTHSFPSSSLLNLYVGHFLARWGSRMWEFSVGLYMINVWPDSLLVAAAYGVVECASTVIFGPLIGQLVDKLSYTRVLQLWLLSQNLSFAVAGVAVVAILMHMDLVTANYTVFIALLVLINVSGAVAVLSTLAGTILVEREWVVVISEGQSPGVLTKMNSVIRRIDLICKLFAPVLTGFVISFVSLTASALALAIWNIVSVFLIYILLMSVYKGIPRLRDVSERRVSVASRSLVGEVDESVSTSHERESLITSDANYSESSPKGTMIEKFLSLPYVSAWRVYVNQDVILPGLALALLYFTVLSFGTLMTAALEWQGIPAYVIGIARGISAMVGIGATFGYPVLESRISTLRTGLWSIWSQWGCLLLCVASILMRSKISSAYVLMAGVASSRLGLWMFDLSVVQQMQDGVAESDRCVVGGVQNSIQSMMDLMTYIMAILISNPKDFWKLILLSFMVATLAAVLYTLHIYRVRKHLIHWDKLLRLIKW, from the exons ATGGAAACAACGAAGGGTGAGCAATTGGCTCTCCAAACACATTCATTCCCATCTTCTTCACTCCTAAATTTATACGTTGGCCATTTTTTAGCCAGATGGGGCTCCAG GATGTGGGAGTTCTCAGTCGGTTTATACATGATCAATGTGTGGCCGGACTCTTTACTTGTCGCTGCAGCTTATGGCGTGGTGGAATGTGCTTCGACTGTAATATTTGGTCCTTTAATTGGACAGTTGGTGGATAAGTTATCCTACACTCGG GTTCTCCAACTCTGGCTCTTGAGTCAAAATCTGTCATTCGCTGTTGCTGGAGTTGCAGTCGTTGCTATACTGATGCATATGGACTTGGTGACTGCCAATTACACGGTGTTCATCGCTCTTCTCGTACTTATTAACGTCTCGGGAGCTGTGGCCGTGCTTTCCACTCTGGCTGGAACCATCTTGGTTGAAAGAGAATG GGTGGTTGTGATATCAGAAGGCCAGTCTCCTGGAGTTTTGACGAAGATGAACTCTGTGATACGAAGGATCGATCTAATCTGCAAGCTGTTTGCTCCTGTGCTCACCGGCTTTGTCATCAGTTTTGTGTCGCTAACTGCATCTGCTCTGGCGTTAGCGATCTGGAACATTGTATCCGTGTTCTTGATATATATCCTTCTGATGTCCGTGTACAAAGGGATTCCACGATTAAGAGACGTCAGCGAAAGAAGGGTGTCAGTAGCATCAAGATCTTTGGTCGGGGAAGTAGATGAGAGTGTGTCTACTTCCCACGAACGAGAAAGCTTGATTACTTCGGATGCAAATTATTCCGAGAGTAGCCCAAAGGGGACCATGATCGAGAAATTTCTGAGCCTTCCTTATGTTAGTGCTTGGAGAGTTTACGTTAACCAAGATGTCATCCTTCCCGGACTAGCTCTAGCCTTGCTGTATTTCACCGTGCTCAG CTTTGGAACATTGATGACAGCTGCTCTAGAATGGCAAGGGATACCTGCATATGTGATCGGGATTGCACGTGGAATAAGCGCCATGGTTGGGATAGGGGCAACATTTGGGTACCCCGTGTTGGAGTCTCGTATTTCAACCCTACGAACAGGTCTTTGGTCGATATGGTCTCAG TGGGGTTGTCTCTTGCTATGTGTTGCTTCCATATTGATGAGGAGTAAAATCTCTTCAGCCTACGTGCTGATGGCAGGAGTAGCATCGTCTCGTTTAGGGCTATGGATGTTCGATTTGTCTGTCGTTCAGCAAATGCAG GATGGCGTAGCTGAATCCGATCGTTGTGTAGTTGGTGGCGTTCAAAACTCGATTCAGTCCATGATGGACTTAATGACTTACATCATGGCCATACTCATCTCCAATCCGAAG GATTTCTGGAAATTGATACTGTTATCGTTCATGGTGGCGACTCTAGCGGCCGTCTTGTACACCCTGCATATTTATCGAGTTCGGAAGCACCTAATTCACTGGGACAAGCTTCTCCGGCTCATTAAGTGGTGA
- the LOC121763622 gene encoding F-box/LRR-repeat protein 3-like → MKSKKESSFSRFDLLSEEIVFTILDFLHQNPCDVKSFSLVCTSFHAIESRHRRFLKPLRSEHFPKLFARYRHVSNLDLSLCPRITDTSLGAIAAGCKEELRSIDLSRSSFFSPAGLSNLVANCSNLVEIDLSNAAELRDTAAAAVAEARNLERLWLVRCKSITDIGIGCIAVGCRKLRLLSLKWCLGIGDLGVGLIAVKCKGLRSLDLSYLPITNKCLSQVLELQHLEDLVLEGCFGIDDDRLTAPKLGCKSLETLDMSSCQNVSYVGLTSLTSAVGSLRQLILSYGSRVDLALANSLQSLSTLQCIKLDGCQVTCSGLKAIGNLCISLKELSLSKCVGVTDEGLSSLATKHKDLQKLDITCCRKITHVSLAHITNSCTSLVSLKMESCTSVSAEAFVLIGQRCQLLEELDLTDNEIDDEGLKSISSCSQLSSIKLGICLNITDEGATHIGISCSKLKEIDLYRSAGVTDSSILAISRGCPVLEMINVAYCTSISDTSLIALSKCTKMSTLETRGCPLVTSLGLAAIAVGCKQLTRLDIKKCVNIDDGGMIPLSHFSQNLKQINLSYTNVTDLGLLSLARISCLQSMTLLNREGVTPAGLAAALLACSGLTKVKLQASFKSLLPPRLFEHLEARGCSLQWREKVFQAELDPKCWKLPLVDLE, encoded by the exons ATGAAGAGCAAAAAGGAATCCAGCTTCTCCCGCTTCGATCTTCTCTCCGAAGAAATAGTCTTCACAATCCTCGATTTCCTCCACCAAAACCCCTGCGATGTCAAGTCATTCTCTCTTGTTTGTACCTCATTCCACGCAATCGAGTCTCGCCACCGGAGATTCCTGAAACCCCTCCGCTCCGAGCATTTCCCCAAGCTCTTCGCCAGGTATCGCCATGTCTCAAATCTCGATCTCTCCCTGTGTCCGAGGATAACCGACACCTCCCTCGGCGCGATCGCCGCCGGTTGCAAGGAGGAATTGAGGTCGATTGATCTGTCTAGGTCGAGCTTCTTCTCCCCCGCGGGGTTGTCGAATTTGGTTGCGAATTGCTCCAATTTGGTGGAGATTGATCTGTCGAATGCGGCGGAGCTCAGGGatacggcggcggcggcggtggcggaggCTAGGAATCTGGAGAGGCTGTGGCTGGTGAGGTGTAAATCGATTACGGATATTGGGATTGGGTGTATTGCTGTGGGGTGCCGGAAATTGAGGCTGCTTAGCTTGAAATGGTGTTTGGGGATTGGGGATTTGGGGGTGGGATTGATTGCTGTGAAATGCAAGGGTTTGAGGAGTCTGGATCTCTCTTATTTGCCG ATCACGAATAAATGTTTGTCACAAGTATTAGAGTTGCAACACCTTGAAGATCTCGTTCTTGAAGGATGTTTTGGAATTGACGACGACAGGCTCACAGCTCCGAAGCTAGGATGCAAATCATTGGAG ACGCTTGATATGTCGAGCTGTCAGAATGTGAGCTACGTCGGTTTGACTTCTCTAACCAGCGCTGTTGGAAGTCTCAGGCAACTCATCTTATCATATGGCTCTCGT GTGGATCTTGCTCTTGCTAATAGTTTGCAGAGCCTTTCGACGTTACAATGTATAAAACTTGATGGCTGCCAGGTCACTTGCTCGGGACTCAAGGCCATTGGAAACTTGTGCATCTCCTTGAAGGAACTGAGCCTCAGTAAATGTGTCGGGGTGACAGATGAAGGACTTTCCTCACTCGCAACTAAGCATAAAGACTTGCAGAAGCTGGACATCACCTGCTGCCGCAAGATAACTCACGTCTCGCTTGCTCACATCACGAATTCTTGCACCTCCCTCGTCTCCCTAAAGATGGAGTCATGCACCTCGGTTTCTGCTGAAGCTTTCGTCTTGATAGGGCAGCGGTGCCAGCTTCTTGAGGAGCTTGACCTCACTGACAATGAAATAGACGATGAAGGCCTCAAGTCCATCTCGAGCTGCTCACAGCTCTCGAGCATTAAGCTCGGGATCTGCCTGAATATAACGGACGAGGGTGCAACACACATTGGCATTTCGTGTTCAAAGCTCAAAGAGATAGACTTATACAG ATCAGCTGGGGTTACGGATTCAAGTATTCTAGCCATTTCTCGTGGCTGCCCCGTCCTTGAAATGATCAATGTAGCCTATTGCACGTCCATATCTGATACCTCCTTGATCGCCTTGTCAAAATGCACAAAGATGAGCACATTAGAGACTCGAGGATGCCCCCTTGTCACATCGTTGGGCCTAGCTGCCATCGCCGTCGGATGCAAGCAACTCACCCGATTAGACATCAAGAAATGTGTGAACATAGACGATGGGGGAATGATTCCTCTATCTCACTTCTCTCAGAATCTCAAGCAG ATAAATTTGTCCTATACCAATGTCACGGACTTGGGGCTCTTGTCACTCGCGAGGATCAGCTGCCTGCAGAGCATGACCCTCCTCAACCGGGAGGGGGTGACTCCAGCTGGACTAGCCGCTGCACTCTTGGCGTGCAGCGGGCTAACAAAAGTGAAGCTTCAGGCATCGTTCAAGTCGCTGTTGCCACCTCGGCTCTTTGAGCATTTGGAGGCCCGCGGCTGCTCTCTCCAGTGGAGAGAAAAGGTATTTCAG GCTGAATTGGATCCTAAGTGTTGGAAACTGCCGTTGGTGGATTTGGAGTAG